The proteins below are encoded in one region of Paramisgurnus dabryanus chromosome 2, PD_genome_1.1, whole genome shotgun sequence:
- the pkd1l2a gene encoding polycystin-1-like protein 2 — protein sequence MDNHNLYILFLTTTLCVISVWSDDDEGLSCPEHQKSFEGSCYEFVGLQRGFLSAQAWCERGGGHLAFIQNDETQQFLQKHLRPDQSWWIGLAPSSSFGLNLTLDSAPTEGLLSWLDGSDVSFSSWLEDASLNASCGYIKKDSGFQWDTTSNCSQELDFICEFESGRSISCTDHNATLQCGSGTVIEIDESFYGRKTQHYCRNDHSPPNASSQQEECSWVNTVDSVSENCHGLQVCQASVDVSSFGEPCPTYGSYLSVEYHCKDALYLLVSKVAAVFENVSISVKWLLNPFQGNLTCTLTAGDGHIVENYNPDEMKDVVHKYSQAGLYTVTVECSTSEWNVAAHKRITIQEPLGEFGKIQCYSLNQSTDYPNCGGLYNNPLYIELQLDAGTNVTYKIQQGHTELASTSAIKGLVPHNITLSPGVQQQMGPGCHQLTIVALNNVTSTNQSTNLKLCLFEPVEDLRVVVDPEHDQCPAHALHVNVSLTRGPPVLLHFLVSTTNHTFSEKHEMQYRGSEVFRISNTIQGTFNVMVRAENNFSVVEIDGGNTTVYCHKERTTVSPPVSNPPSCIISPLMGDVLSPFNITCSVDPSFCEAGPCTYCFKTNRGNYFYCGVEPAVTSLYLPLGDEHSNYMLMVDITVTNTAGVAVNSTITTWVNETVKSTIGDLQALVSSQVSQLQEQGRLTGAALAQMFTSVSNRLNDALPDEQDKSFKKELRQQMLESMSVAINIKPPRNTAEVQMSADAVSGLTTQGDELTETAQLQASSVLTNLSQSLVYLTHSGEESSEQVMQAATPIIDGVSNILKVSSSTDEQSEISSHLLNTVGNVQSALLAGKKVDEEPTILSTSVMGLYVNRMSMDGLQKQSFNIEESSSASFMLPSLGANLLSEEEPVDVRMTSYKINPFSWCESEQISGSVGSLSLTKKNGSLIPVTNLTEEIEILLPRTETENVNQTLLDLGNYSTVIINVTTPNISLVLKFNPSEETSLHLLLGFQDYPNDTNYVAHIQLPREGKSEEERYTWVLNPMEIPIEVGVYYLLVRPVVDAGVNATNATVFVTTIAAQCLYWDEMKVNWSGDGCRVGPRTSALFTQCLCTHLTFFGSSFFVMPNVVDVSRTAELFATFVNNPVVVCFVGAIVLVYLVAVVWARRKDIEDAVKVKITVLEDNDPLAEYRYLLSINTGHRRGASTSSQVTVILQGTEGESEPHHLTDPDKPVFERGGLDMFLLTTPYSLGEIQSIRLWHDNSGDYPAWYINNVMMQDLETGQKWHFLCSSWLAIDMGECTLDKVFPVATEMDLKRFSNLFFMKTAKDFRDGHIWFSVISRPPRSNFTRVQRVSCCFSLLLCTMLTSIMFWGIPTDPAEQTMDLGHIEFTWQQVMIGIQSSIIMFPINLLIVSIFRNARPRERTASSKQQSKIDLVKQGKTGRVSPNQPPSPDNNHREITPDTVIKDIKRIAQSLYKVMRRPVPRIEADPGKTDINTLLSLVEEVICQHNRVGNEFYTDSSKKEQNLSVSLRCVNLQESSFCESPERSEKSSIYSQYLYKQLQNLERELRLLRPSSFSKPDSYSRAVLQIQGMRNLLEPHVSSSLIGQHTRCSSPSEGSAGDNKKCCKKGLPWWFVFVGWFLVLATSAVSAYFTMLYGLTYGKDRSISWLISMVVSFFESLFITQPVKVLGFAVFFALVLKSVDQEEYEDGLVEGAMASTDDPDAVRIGRRNSTCSFYQPPPPTDIEKMRNNMIKEQKVFALIREILIYVGFLWMLLLVAYSQRDPNGYHLTQHIRHSFSSGISESMEQKDIFKWAKTSLLKNLFGQYPGFITDGNSKLVGNARLRQVRVRKDSCEIAKSMQHSVSECNGPYSWDAEDTGSYGPGWIQTNYTNDSKMYLTPWQYQTQGKLRSNPVWGSVALYKGGGFVVDLGPDLKNASRLLRYLFNNTWLDVYTRAVFVEFTVYNANVNLFCIVTLMMETTGVGSFQYRSEVQSVHLYQSTGGFHVFIMASEAIYFLFILYYMFVQGKVLKQQKLSYFRSKWNILESAIIVLSWSALSVFVKRTMLGNRDIEFYQNNKDLFASFSETAVADAALGYLIAFLVLLATIKLWHLLRLNPKLHMITSTLQRAWSDISGFIIVMTIMFLAYSIACNLMYGWRLCSYRTLVQAAQTIICLQLGIFNYDEVLDYNPVLGAFLIGSCIIFMTFVVLNLFISVILVAFSEEQLHPTHSEEEEIVELMLMKICSLFGIKCKKKIDPDAVVTKASVIS from the exons ATGGACAACCACAATCTCTACATTCTGTTTCTTACAACGACTCTTTGTGTTATTTCAGTTTGGAGTGATGATGATGAGGGTCTCTCCTGCCCAGAGCACCAAAAGTCCTTCGAAGGCTCCTGCTATGAGTTTGTGGGTCTGCAGCGGGGTTTTCTCAGCGCTCAGGCTTGGTGTGAACGAGGCGGTGGGCACCTGGCCTTCATTCAGAATGATGAGACCCAGCAATTTCTCCAAAAACACCTGCGGCCGGATCAGAGCTGGTGGATAGGACTAGCACCTTCCTCTAGCTTTGGACTCAACCTTACTTTGGACTCAGCTCCCACTGAAG GTCTCTTATCCTGGCTGGATGGCTCGGACGTCAGTTTTTCCAGCTGGCTTGAAGACGCGTCACTGAATGCAAGCTGTGGATACATCAAGAAAGATTCAGGATTTCAATGGGACACCACCAGTAACTGTAGCCAGGAGCTCGACTTCATCTGCGAGTTTG AGTCTGGGCGTTCAATATCCTGCACTGATCATAATGCTACACTTCAGTGTGGCTCTGGTACGGTGATAGAGATAGATGAGAGCTTCTACGGCAGAAAAACACAGCATTACTGCAGGAACGATCACAGTCCGCCTAATGCTTCTTCACAGCAGGAGGAGTGCAGCTGGGTGAACACAGTAGATTCAGTATCTG AGAACTGCCATGGGCTCCAGGTGTGCCAGGCGTCTGTTGATGTCTCGTCTTTCGGAGAGCCGTGTCCTACCTATGGAAGCTACTTGTCAGTGGAATATCATTGCAAAGATG CTCTTTATCTGTTGGTGAGCAAAGTGGCCGCTGTCTTTGAAAATGTTTCCATTTCTGTGAAGTGGCTCTTAAATCCTTTTCAAGGCAACCTCACATGCACATTGACTGCAGGTGATGGGCACATTGTTGAGAATTACAATCCAGATGA GATGAAGGATGTGGTCCATAAGTACAGTCAAGCTGGACTGTACACAGTTACAGTAGAGTGTAGTACCAGTGAATGGAACGTGGCCGCCCACAAGCGCATCACTATCCAGGAACCCCTCGGGGAGTTTGGGAAAATACAGTGTTACAGCCTGAATCAGTCCACTGACTATCCAAACTGCGGAGGGCTTTATAATAACCCATTATACATTGAACTGCAGTTAGATGCAG GAACAAACGTCACCTACAAAATTCAGCAAGGACACACAGAGCTGGCCTCAACATCTGCCATCAAAGGACTCGTGCCTCATAACATCACCTTATCTCCAGGAGTACAGCAGCAGATGGGACCAGGCTGTCACCAGCTTACCATAGTGGCTCTCAATAATGTGACGAGCACAAATCAATCCACCAACCTGAAGCTGTGCTTGTTCGAGCCAGTGGAAGACCTCCGTGTGGTTGTGGACCCTGAGCACGACCAGTGTCCGGCCCATGCCCTGCATGTTAATGTTTCTCTGACTCGGGGCCCTCCGGTGTTACTGCATTTCCTGGTGTCTACAACCAATCACACTTTCTCAGAGAAACATGAGATGCAATACAGAGGTTCAGAGGTTTTCCGTATCTCAAACACAATACAAG GTACATTTAATGTCATGGTCAGAGCAGAAAATAACTTCTCAGTCGTGGAAATCGATGGTGGAAACACAACTGTTTATTGCCACAAAGAAAGG ACTACAGTATCTCCACCTGTCTCAAATCCACCCTCTTGTATCATAAGCCCTCTTATGGGTGATGTTCTCTCACCCTTTAATATCACCTGCTCTGTGGATCCATCTTTTTGTGAAGCCGGGCCCTGTACATACTGCTTCAAAACAAACCGTG GTAACTATTTCTACTGTGGCGTTGAGCCTGCAGTGACGTCGCTTTACCTTCCTCTAGGGGATGAACACAGTAACTACATGCTGATGGTGGATATTACTGTTACAAACACTGCTGGTGTTGCTGTTAACTCAACTATAACTACTTGG GTAAATGAGACTGTTAAGTCCACAATTGGAGATCTTCAGGCGTTGGTTTCCAGCCAGGTATCTCAGCTACAGGAACAGGGTCGCCTGACAGGTGCAGCTCTGGCACAAATGTTCACATCTGTTTCCAACAGACTGAACGATGCGTTGCCTGACGAACAAGATAAAAGTTTCAAAAAAGAG CTGAGACAACAAATGTTGGAAAGTATGAGCGTTGCCATAAACATCAAACCACCGAGGAACACAGCAGAAGTTCAGATGAGCGCTGATGCTGTCTCAGGACTCACAACTCAAGGAGATGAGTTAACAGAGACCGCTCAG TTACAGGCTAGTTCAGTATTAACAAACCTCAGTCAGTCTCTGGTTTATTTGACTCATTCTGGTGAGGAATCCTCTGAGCAGGTGATGCAAGCGGCCACACCGATTATCGATGGTGTCAGTAACATCCTCAAAGTTTCTTCCAGCACAGATGAACAG AGTGAAATCTCCAGTCATCTATTGAACACGGTGGGAAACGTTCAAAGTGCCTTGTTGGCTGGGAAGAAAGTCGACGAGGAGCCGACCATTCTGAGCACTTCAGTGATGGGTTTATATGTCAACAG AATGTCAATGGATGGACTTCAGAAACAATCCTTTAACATTGAAGAAAGTAGCTCGGCCAGTTTCATGCTTCCATCTCTGGGTGCTAATCTCCTGTCTGAAGAAGAACCAGTAGATGTTCGG ATGACAAGTTACAAGATCAACCCATTCTCCTGGTGTGAAAGCGAGCAGATCAGTGGTTCAGTTGGGTCTCTGTCTCTTACTAAGAAAAACGGCTCTCTCATTCCAGTGACAAACCTCACTGAAGAGATCGAG ATTCTCTTACCAAGAACAGAGACGGAGAATGTTAACCAAACTCTTCTGGATCTGGGAAACTACAGCACTGTGATCATTAATGTCACCACCCCGAATATATCTTTAGTTTTAAAGTTCAACCCCTCAGAGGAAACATCTCTGCACCTGCTCCTGGGTTTTCAGGACTACCCTAATGATACAAATTACGTTGCTCATATCCAGCTGCCTCGAGAGGGGAAATCTGAAG AGGAGAGGTACACATGGGTGCTTAACCCTATGGAGATACCAATCGAAGTGGGTGTTTACTATCTACTAGTGAGGCCGGTTGTAGATGCGGGTGTGAATGCAACAAACGCTACAGTTTTCGTCACGACCATCGCCGCTCAGTGTTTGTACTGGGACGAAATGAAAGTCAACTGGAGTGGTGATGGCTGTAGG GTGGGTCCTCGCACTTCAGCGCTGTTTACTCAATGCCTGTGTACCCATCTGACATTTTTTGGAAGCTCGTTTTTCGTCATGCCCAACGTGGTTGATGTGTCCCGCACGGCTGAACTCTTTGCCACCTTTGTGAACAACCCGGTGGTGGTGTGCTTTGTCGGTGCCATCGTTCTGGTGTACCTGGTGGCCGTGGTGTGGGCACGGAGAAAGGATATTGAGGATGCAGTGAAG GTAAAGATCACAGTACTCGAGGACAATGATCCTTTGGCTGAATATCGTTACTTGTTAAGCATCAACACAGGACATCGCCGTGGGGCATCCACATCTTCTCAG GTGACAGTGATTCTGCAGGGCACAGAAGGTGAAAGTGAACCTCATCATCTGACCGACCCTGATAAGCCAGTGTTTGAAAGAGGAGGACTGGATATGTTCCTGTTGACCACACCTTATTCACTGGGAGAGATACAGAGCATCAGACTGTGGCATGACAACTCTGGAGATTATCCTGCTTG GTATATTAATAATGTGATGATGCAAGATTTGGAGACTGGGCAGAAGTGGCACTTTCTGTGCAGCTCCTGGTTGGCCATTGACATGGGAGAATGCACACTTGATAAAGTGTTTCCTGTAGCAACAGAGATGGACTTGAAAAGATTCAG TAATCTGTTCTTCATGAAGACCGCTAAAGATTTCCGTGACGGTCACATCTGGTTCTCCGTGATCAGTCGTCCTCCGAGGAGTAACTTCACCAGAGTCCAGCGCGTCTCCTGCTGTTTCTCACTGCTCCTCTGTACCATGTTGACCAGTATTATGTTTTGGGGTATCCCAACAGACCCCGCGGAGCAGACCATGGATCTGG GTCACATTGAGTTCACTTGGCAGCAGGTCATGATTGGCATTCAAAGTTCGATCATCATGTTTCCCATCAACCTCCTCATCGTGAGCATCTTCAGAAACGCTCGCCCAAGAGAACGAACGGCTTCTTCCAAACAACAGTCAAAGATAGATCTAGTAAAGCAGGGTAAAACCGGACGTGTGTCTCCCAATCAGCCACCCTCTCCAGATAATAATCACCGGGAGATCACACCTGACACTGTTATAAAA GACATTAAACGTATAGCACAGTCCCTCTATAAGGTCATGAGAAGACCTGTTCCTCGGATAGAGGCGGACCCTGGCAAGACAGATATTAACACTTTACTGTCATTGGTAGAAGAGGTCATATGTCAACACAATCGAGTTGGTAATGAGTTTTACACAGATTCTTCCAAAAAGGAGCAAAATCTTTCAGTTTCCCTGAGGTGTGTAAATCTGCAAG AGAGCAGCTTTTGCGAGAGCCCAGAGCGAAGTGAAAAATCCAGCATTTACAGTCAATATCTCTACAAACAACTGCAAAACTTGGAGAGAGAATTGAGACTCCTCAGACCTTCGTCGTTCTCTAAGCCGGACAGCTACAGTCGTGCTGTATTACAGATTCAGGGCATGAGGAACCTTCTCGAACCCCACGTCTCCTCTTCTCTCATCGGTCAACACACTCGTTGCTCCAGTCCATCAGAGGGCAGCGCTGGAGACAACAAAAAGTGCTGTAAGAAAGGTTTACCCTGGTGGTTCGTGTTCGTGGGTTGGTTTCTCGTGCTCGCCACCAGCGCTGTTTCAGCATACTTCACTATGCTGTACGGTCTGACCTACGGGAAAGATCGGTCCATCAGCTGGCTCATCTCTATGGTGGTGTCTTTCTTTGAAAGCCTCTTTATCACGCAGCCTGTTAAA GTACTTGGCTTTGCTGTCTTTTTTGCTTTGGTACTGAAAAGCGTTGATCAGGAAGAGTATGAAGACGGTCTCGTTGAAGGAGCTATGGCCAGCACAG ATGATCCTGATGCCGTCAGAATTGGCAGGAGAAACAGCACGTGTAGCTTCTATCAGCCTCCTCCACCCACCGACATTGAAAAGATGAGAAACAACATGATCAAAGAGCAGAAAGTCTTCGCTCTCATCAGAGAGATCCTCA TTTATGTCGGGTTCCTGTGGATGCTCCTCTTGGTGGCATACAGTCAGCGAGATCCGAACGGGTACCATCTCACCCAACATATCCGGCATAGCTTCAGCAGTGGCATTTCAGAGAGCATGGAGCAAAAAGATATATTCAAATGGGCAAAAACATCTTTACTTAAAAACCTGTTTGGGCAATATCCAG GCTTTATAACAGATGGCAACTCGAAACTTGTCGGCAACGCTCGACTCCGTCAGGTCAGGGTGAGAAAAGACTCGTGTGAGATTGCTAAATCAATGCAGCACTCTGTCTCCGAATGCAATGGGCCGTACTCTTGGGACGCAGAGGACACGGGATCTTACGGTCCGGGTTGGATCCAGACGAATTACACGAATGACTCAAAGATGTATCTCACACCGTGGCAGTACCAAACTCAAGGCAAACTCAGATCAAATCCGGTTTGGGGCAGCGTGGCTCTTTATAAGGGTGGAGGATTCGTGGTGGACCTGGGTCCTGATTTGAAGAACGCAAGCAG ACTTCTTCGGTATCTTTTTAACAACACTTGGCTAGATGTGTACACACGCGCCGTGTTTGTGGAGTTCACAGTGTACAACGCGAACGTAAACCTCTTCTGTATTGTGACTCTCATGATGGAAACCACAGGAGTGG GTTCGTTCCAGTATCGAAGTGAGGTACAGAGCGTCCATCTCTACCAGTCCACAGGTGGCTTTCATGTGTTTATTATGGCATCAGAGGCCATCTATTTCCTCTTCATCCTCTACTACATGTTTGTGCAG GGTAAAGTGTTGAAGCAGCAGAAATTGTCGTATTTCAGAAGCAAGTGGAATATTTTAGAGTCGGCCATTATTGTTTTAAGCTGGAGTGCGTTATCTGTGTTTGTCAAGAGGACCATGTTGGGCAACCGAGACATTGAGTTCTACCAAAATAACAAAGACTT
- the bco1l gene encoding beta,beta-carotene 15,15'-dioxygenase isoform X1 — MSPVCCLSSGGTEVRHQSRLKQMCQVPSLHGFRGHFCAMVLVCSRLVILHTNTGLMEWLSFTVSPLKMVSQGDSHVLSDIHGKQSDVFYKSKFLKSETFKKNTTANRIIVTEFGTLAYPDPCKSIFAKTFSYLLNVIPDFTDNNLINIIKYGEDYYASSEVNYINQIDPLTLDTLGRSNYRNHIALSLATAHPHYDDDGNTYNMGMAIMNFSKPQYVIFKVPANASEKDKPALSKLEQICSIPFRSTLYPSYFHSFGMTENYIVFVEQAFKLDVLNLATAYFRGVNWGSCLTFDKDDMTIIHLVNRKTGKTLSTKYYADAFVVFHHINAYEEDGHVVFDLITYQDSNLYDMFYIRNMRQDIDEFIKTNKDFSSPTCQRFVLPINIDKETPPDTNLVKLQDTTATAVLRQDGSLFCTPDMLFKGLELPGINYKYNSKKYRYFYGSRVEWSPYPNKLAKVDILTRKHIEWVDEEGYPSEPVFVASPDAIEEDDGVILSSVVSLNPQKPPFLLVLDAKSFKEIARASINATVHMDLHGLFIPETST, encoded by the exons ATGAGTCCTGTATGCTGTCTTTCTTCTGGAGGAACGGAAGTGAGACACCAGAGCCGCTTAAAGCAGATGTGTCAG GTTCCATCCCTTCATGGCTTCAGGGGACACTTCTGCGCAATGGTCCTGGTCTGTTCTCGGTTGGTGATACTGCATACAAACACTGGTTTGATGGAATGGCTCTCATTCACAGTTTCACCTTTAAAGATGGTGAGTCAAGGGGACAGTCATGTTTTAAGTGACATTCATGGAAAGCAGA GTGATGTATTTTACAAGAGCAAATTCTTGAAGAGCGAGACGTTCAAAAAGAACACGACAGCCAATAGGATCATTGTTACTGAATTTGGTACCCTGGCCTACCCAGATCCTTGCAAGAGCATATTTGCCAA AACCTTTAGTTACCTGCTGAACGTCATCCCGGACTTTACAGATAATAATCTCATCAACATCATCAAATATGGTGAAGATTACTATGCTTCATCAGAGGTGAACTACATTAATCAGATTGACCCATTGACTCTTGACACTTTAGGACGA AGTAACTACAGAAACCACATTGCCCTGAGCCTGGCAACCGCGCACCCTCATTACGATGATGATGGGAACACGTACAACATGGGTATGGCCATCATGAACTTCAGCAAGCCACAATATGTTATTTTCAAGGTGCCTGCTAATGCCTCAG AAAAAGATAAGCCAGCCCTCAGTAAGTTGGAGCAAATTTGCTCCATTCCCTTTCGCTCCACCCTGTACCCGAGCTACTTCCACAGCTTCGGCATGACGGAAAACTACATCGTCTTTGTGGAGCAGGCCTTCAAGCTGGATGTACTGAACCTGGCCACGGCGTACTTCCGAGGCGTCAACTGGGGCAGTTGCCTGACATTCGACAAAGATGACATG ACGATAATCCATCTGGTAAATAGGAAAACTGGGAAAACGTTGAGCACAAAGTATTATGCAGATGCCTTTGTGGTCTTTCATCACATCAATGCCTATGAAGAAGATGGCCATGTTGTATTTGATCTGATCACATACCAGGACAGCAATTTGTACGATATGTTTTATATAAGAAACATGAGGCAGGATATTGACGAGTTCATAAAGACCAACAAGGACTTTTCTTCACCAACCTGTCAGCGGTTTGTCCTTCCTATCAATATAGACAAG GAAACGCCACCAGACACCAACCTGGTAAAGTTGCAGGACACAACAGCCACTGCAGTGCTGAGGCAGGACGGCTCGCTGTTCTGCACCCCTGACATGCTTTTTAAGG GTTTAGAACTACCAGGCATCAACTACAAATACAACAGTAAGAAGTACAGGTACTTCTATGGATCCAGGGTTGAGTGGTCACCATATCCAAACAAG CTTGCAAAAGTTGACATATTGACCAGAAAACATATCGAGTGGGTGGATGAAGAAGGTTACCCATCAGAACCTGTTTTTGTTGCCTCTCCAGATGCCATTGAAGAAGATGATG GTGTTATTCTTTCTTCTGTGGTTTCATTAAACCCCCAAAAGCCACCTTTCCTGCTGGTCCTGGATGCCAAGTCCTTTAAGGAAATTGCTCGGGCTTCAATCAATGCCACGGTTCATATGGACCTGCATGGATTATTCATACCTGAGACGTCTACCTAA
- the bco1l gene encoding beta,beta-carotene 15,15'-dioxygenase isoform X2: MSQEDQPLDESCMLSFFWRNGSETPEPLKADVSGSIPSWLQGTLLRNGPGLFSVGDTAYKHWFDGMALIHSFTFKDGDVFYKSKFLKSETFKKNTTANRIIVTEFGTLAYPDPCKSIFAKTFSYLLNVIPDFTDNNLINIIKYGEDYYASSEVNYINQIDPLTLDTLGRSNYRNHIALSLATAHPHYDDDGNTYNMGMAIMNFSKPQYVIFKVPANASEKDKPALSKLEQICSIPFRSTLYPSYFHSFGMTENYIVFVEQAFKLDVLNLATAYFRGVNWGSCLTFDKDDMTIIHLVNRKTGKTLSTKYYADAFVVFHHINAYEEDGHVVFDLITYQDSNLYDMFYIRNMRQDIDEFIKTNKDFSSPTCQRFVLPINIDKETPPDTNLVKLQDTTATAVLRQDGSLFCTPDMLFKGLELPGINYKYNSKKYRYFYGSRVEWSPYPNKLAKVDILTRKHIEWVDEEGYPSEPVFVASPDAIEEDDGVILSSVVSLNPQKPPFLLVLDAKSFKEIARASINATVHMDLHGLFIPETST; this comes from the exons ATGTCTCAGGAGGATCAGCCCCTGGATGAGTCCTGTATGCTGTCTTTCTTCTGGAGGAACGGAAGTGAGACACCAGAGCCGCTTAAAGCAGATGTGTCAG GTTCCATCCCTTCATGGCTTCAGGGGACACTTCTGCGCAATGGTCCTGGTCTGTTCTCGGTTGGTGATACTGCATACAAACACTGGTTTGATGGAATGGCTCTCATTCACAGTTTCACCTTTAAAGATG GTGATGTATTTTACAAGAGCAAATTCTTGAAGAGCGAGACGTTCAAAAAGAACACGACAGCCAATAGGATCATTGTTACTGAATTTGGTACCCTGGCCTACCCAGATCCTTGCAAGAGCATATTTGCCAA AACCTTTAGTTACCTGCTGAACGTCATCCCGGACTTTACAGATAATAATCTCATCAACATCATCAAATATGGTGAAGATTACTATGCTTCATCAGAGGTGAACTACATTAATCAGATTGACCCATTGACTCTTGACACTTTAGGACGA AGTAACTACAGAAACCACATTGCCCTGAGCCTGGCAACCGCGCACCCTCATTACGATGATGATGGGAACACGTACAACATGGGTATGGCCATCATGAACTTCAGCAAGCCACAATATGTTATTTTCAAGGTGCCTGCTAATGCCTCAG AAAAAGATAAGCCAGCCCTCAGTAAGTTGGAGCAAATTTGCTCCATTCCCTTTCGCTCCACCCTGTACCCGAGCTACTTCCACAGCTTCGGCATGACGGAAAACTACATCGTCTTTGTGGAGCAGGCCTTCAAGCTGGATGTACTGAACCTGGCCACGGCGTACTTCCGAGGCGTCAACTGGGGCAGTTGCCTGACATTCGACAAAGATGACATG ACGATAATCCATCTGGTAAATAGGAAAACTGGGAAAACGTTGAGCACAAAGTATTATGCAGATGCCTTTGTGGTCTTTCATCACATCAATGCCTATGAAGAAGATGGCCATGTTGTATTTGATCTGATCACATACCAGGACAGCAATTTGTACGATATGTTTTATATAAGAAACATGAGGCAGGATATTGACGAGTTCATAAAGACCAACAAGGACTTTTCTTCACCAACCTGTCAGCGGTTTGTCCTTCCTATCAATATAGACAAG GAAACGCCACCAGACACCAACCTGGTAAAGTTGCAGGACACAACAGCCACTGCAGTGCTGAGGCAGGACGGCTCGCTGTTCTGCACCCCTGACATGCTTTTTAAGG GTTTAGAACTACCAGGCATCAACTACAAATACAACAGTAAGAAGTACAGGTACTTCTATGGATCCAGGGTTGAGTGGTCACCATATCCAAACAAG CTTGCAAAAGTTGACATATTGACCAGAAAACATATCGAGTGGGTGGATGAAGAAGGTTACCCATCAGAACCTGTTTTTGTTGCCTCTCCAGATGCCATTGAAGAAGATGATG GTGTTATTCTTTCTTCTGTGGTTTCATTAAACCCCCAAAAGCCACCTTTCCTGCTGGTCCTGGATGCCAAGTCCTTTAAGGAAATTGCTCGGGCTTCAATCAATGCCACGGTTCATATGGACCTGCATGGATTATTCATACCTGAGACGTCTACCTAA